In one window of Escherichia coli DSM 30083 = JCM 1649 = ATCC 11775 DNA:
- the yjeH gene encoding L-methionine/branched-chain amino acid transporter: protein MSGLKQELGLAQGIGLLSTSLLGTGVFAVPALAALVAGNNSLWAWPVLIILVFPIAIVFAILGRHYPSAGGVAHFVGMAFGSRLERVTGWLFLSVIPVGLPAALQIAAGFGQAMFGWHSEQLLLAELGTLALVWYIGTRGASSSANLQTVIAGLIVALIVAIWWAGDIKPANIPFPAPGNIELTGLFAALSVMFWCFVGLEAFAHLASEFKNPERDFPRALMIGLLLAGLVYWGCTVVVLHFDAYGEQMAAAASLPKIVVQLFGVGALWIACVIGYLACFASLNIYIQSFARLVWSQAQHNPDHYLARLSSRHIPNNALNAVLGCCVVSTLVIHALEINLDALIIYANGIFIMIYLLCMLAGCKLLQGRYRLLAVVGGLLCVLLLAMVGWKSLYALIMLAGLWLFLPKRKTPGNGITT, encoded by the coding sequence ATGAGTGGACTCAAACAAGAACTGGGGCTGGCCCAGGGCATCGGCCTGCTATCGACGTCATTATTAGGCACTGGCGTGTTTGCCGTTCCTGCGTTAGCTGCGCTAGTAGCAGGCAATAACAGCCTGTGGGCGTGGCCCGTTTTGATTATCTTAGTGTTCCCGATTGCGATTGTGTTTGCGATTCTGGGTCGCCACTATCCCAGCGCAGGCGGCGTCGCACACTTCGTCGGTATGGCGTTTGGTTCGCGGCTTGAGCGAGTCACCGGCTGGTTGTTTTTATCGGTCATTCCCGTGGGTTTGCCTGCCGCGCTACAAATTGCTGCCGGATTCGGCCAGGCAATGTTTGGCTGGCATAGCGAGCAACTGTTGTTGGCAGAACTCGGTACGCTGGCGCTGGTGTGGTATATCGGTACTCGCGGTGCCAGTTCCAGTGCTAATCTACAAACAGTTATTGCCGGACTTATCGTCGCACTGATTGTCGCTATCTGGTGGGCGGGCGATATCAAACCTGCGAATATCCCCTTCCCTGCGCCAGGAAATATCGAACTTACCGGGTTATTCGCTGCGTTATCAGTGATGTTCTGGTGTTTTGTCGGTCTGGAAGCATTTGCCCATCTTGCCTCGGAATTTAAAAATCCAGAGCGTGATTTTCCTCGTGCTTTGATGATTGGCCTGCTGCTGGCAGGATTAGTCTATTGGGGCTGTACGGTAGTCGTCTTACACTTCGACGCCTATGGTGAACAAATGGCGGCGGCAGCATCGCTTCCCAAAATTGTAGTGCAGTTGTTCGGTGTAGGAGCGTTATGGATTGCCTGCGTAATTGGCTATCTGGCCTGCTTTGCCAGTCTCAACATTTATATACAGAGCTTCGCCCGCCTGGTCTGGTCGCAGGCGCAACATAATCCTGACCACTACCTGGCACGCCTCTCTTCTCGCCATATTCCGAATAATGCCCTCAATGCGGTGCTCGGCTGCTGCGTGGTGAGCACGTTGGTGATTCATGCTTTAGAGATCAATCTGGACGCTCTTATTATTTATGCCAATGGCATCTTTATTATGATTTATCTGTTATGCATGCTGGCAGGCTGTAAATTATTGCAAGGACGTTATCGACTACTGGCAGTGGTTGGCGGGCTATTATGCGTTCTGTTACTGGCAATGGTCGGCTGGAAAAGTCTCTACGCGCTGATCATGCTGGCGGGGTTATGGCTGTTTCTGCCAAAACGAAAAACGCCGGGAAATGGCATAACCACATAA
- the fxsA gene encoding FxsA family protein — protein MRWLPFIAIFLYVYIEISIFIQVAHVLGVLLTLVLVIFTSVIGMSLVRNQGFKNFVLMQQKMAAGENPAAEMIKSVSLIIAGLLLLLPGFFTDFLGLLLLLPPVQKHLTVKLMPHLRFSRMPGGGFSAGTGSGNTFDGEYQRKDDDRDRLDHKDDRQD, from the coding sequence TTGCGCTGGTTACCTTTTATTGCCATTTTCCTTTATGTCTATATTGAGATTTCAATCTTTATTCAGGTTGCTCATGTATTGGGGGTATTGCTGACCCTCGTGCTGGTTATATTCACGTCAGTTATCGGTATGTCACTGGTACGCAACCAGGGCTTTAAGAATTTCGTGCTGATGCAGCAAAAAATGGCGGCGGGTGAAAACCCAGCGGCGGAGATGATTAAAAGTGTTTCGCTGATCATTGCCGGTTTGCTGCTTTTATTACCGGGCTTTTTCACCGACTTCCTCGGTCTTCTGCTTTTATTGCCGCCGGTGCAAAAGCATCTGACAGTGAAGTTGATGCCTCATCTGCGTTTTTCCCGTATGCCAGGCGGCGGTTTTAGCGCCGGGACCGGTAGCGGTAATACTTTTGATGGTGAGTACCAGCGAAAGGATGATGACCGCGACCGCCTTGATCATAAAGACGATCGCCAGGATTAA
- the groS gene encoding co-chaperone GroES, giving the protein MNIRPLHDRVIVKRKEVETKSAGGIVLTGSAAAKSTRGEVLAVGNGRILENGEVKPLDVKVGDIVIFNDGYGVKSEKIDNEEVLIMSESDILAIVEA; this is encoded by the coding sequence ATGAATATTCGTCCATTGCATGATCGCGTGATCGTCAAGCGTAAAGAAGTTGAAACTAAATCTGCTGGCGGCATCGTTCTGACCGGCTCTGCAGCGGCTAAATCCACCCGCGGCGAAGTGCTGGCTGTCGGCAATGGCCGTATCCTTGAAAATGGCGAAGTGAAGCCGCTGGATGTGAAAGTTGGCGACATCGTTATTTTCAACGATGGCTACGGTGTGAAATCTGAGAAGATCGACAATGAAGAAGTGTTGATCATGTCCGAAAGCGACATTCTGGCAATTGTTGAAGCGTAA
- the aspA gene encoding aspartate ammonia-lyase produces MSNNIRIEEDLLGTREVPADAYYGVHTLRAIENFYISNNKISDIPEFVRGMVMVKKAAAMANKELQTIPKSVANAIIAACDEVLNNGKCMDQFPVDVYQGGAGTSVNMNTNEVLANIGLELMGHQKGEYQYLNPNDHVNKCQSTNDAYPTGFRIAVYSSLIKLVDAINQLREGFERKAVEFQDILKMGRTQLQDAVPMTLGQEFRAFSILLKEEVKNIQRTAELLLEVNLGATAIGTGLNTPKEYSPLAVKKLAEVTGFPCVPAEDLIEATSDCGAYVMVHGALKRLAVKMSKICNDLRLLSSGPRAGLNEINLPELQAGSSIMPAKVNPVVPEVVNQVCFKVIGNDTTVTMAAEAGQLQLNVMEPVIGQAMFESVHILTNACYNLLEKCINGITANKEVCEGYVYNSIGIVTYLNPFIGHHNGDIVGKICAETGKSVREVVLERGLLTEAELDDIFSVQNLMHPAYKAKRYTDESEQ; encoded by the coding sequence ATGTCAAACAACATTCGTATCGAAGAAGATCTGTTGGGTACCAGGGAAGTTCCAGCTGATGCCTACTATGGTGTTCACACTCTGAGAGCGATTGAAAACTTCTATATCAGCAACAACAAAATCAGTGATATTCCTGAATTTGTTCGCGGTATGGTAATGGTTAAAAAAGCCGCAGCTATGGCAAACAAAGAGCTGCAAACCATTCCTAAAAGTGTAGCGAATGCCATCATTGCCGCATGTGATGAAGTCCTGAACAACGGAAAATGCATGGATCAGTTCCCGGTAGACGTCTACCAGGGCGGCGCAGGTACTTCCGTAAACATGAACACCAACGAAGTGCTGGCCAATATCGGTCTGGAACTGATGGGTCACCAGAAAGGTGAATATCAGTACCTGAACCCGAACGACCATGTTAACAAATGTCAGTCCACTAACGACGCCTACCCGACCGGTTTCCGTATCGCAGTTTACTCTTCCCTGATTAAACTGGTAGATGCGATTAACCAACTGCGTGAAGGCTTTGAACGTAAAGCTGTCGAATTCCAGGACATCCTGAAAATGGGTCGTACCCAGCTGCAGGACGCAGTACCGATGACCCTCGGTCAGGAATTCCGCGCCTTCAGCATCTTGCTGAAAGAAGAAGTGAAAAATATCCAACGTACCGCTGAACTGCTGCTGGAAGTTAACCTTGGCGCAACAGCAATCGGTACTGGTCTGAACACGCCGAAAGAGTACTCTCCGCTGGCAGTGAAAAAACTGGCTGAAGTCACTGGCTTCCCATGCGTACCGGCTGAAGACCTGATCGAAGCGACCTCCGACTGCGGCGCTTATGTTATGGTTCACGGCGCGCTGAAACGCCTGGCTGTGAAGATGTCCAAAATCTGTAACGACCTGCGCTTGCTCTCTTCTGGTCCACGTGCCGGCCTGAACGAGATCAACCTGCCGGAACTGCAGGCAGGCTCTTCCATCATGCCAGCTAAAGTAAACCCGGTTGTTCCGGAAGTGGTTAACCAGGTATGCTTCAAAGTCATCGGTAACGACACCACTGTTACCATGGCAGCAGAAGCAGGTCAGCTGCAGTTGAACGTTATGGAGCCAGTCATTGGCCAGGCCATGTTCGAATCCGTTCACATTCTGACCAACGCTTGCTACAACCTGCTGGAAAAATGCATTAACGGCATCACTGCTAACAAAGAAGTGTGCGAAGGTTACGTTTACAACTCTATCGGTATCGTTACTTACCTGAACCCGTTCATCGGTCACCACAACGGTGACATCGTGGGTAAAATCTGTGCCGAAACCGGTAAGAGTGTACGTGAAGTCGTTCTGGAACGCGGTCTGTTGACTGAAGCGGAACTTGACGATATTTTCTCCGTACAGAATCTGATGCACCCGGCTTACAAAGCAAAACGCTATACTGATGAAAGCGAACAGTAA
- the dcuA gene encoding anaerobic C4-dicarboxylate transporter DcuA → MLVVELIIVLLAIFLGARLGGIGIGFAGGLGVLVLAAIGVKPGNIPFDVISIIMAVIAAISAMQVAGGLDYLVHQTEKLLRRNPKYITILAPIVTYFLTIFAGTGNISLATLPVIAEVAKEQGVKPCRPLSTAVVSAQIAITASPISAAVVYMSSVMEGHGISYLHLLSVVIPSTLLAVLVMSFLVTMLFNSKLSDDPIYRKRLEEGLVELRGEKQIEIKSGAKTSVWLFLLGVVGVVIYAIINSPSMGLVEKPLMNTTNAILIIMLSVATLTTVICKVDTDNILNSSTFKAGMSACICILGVAWLGDTFVSNNIDWIKDTAGEVIQGHPWLLAVIFFFASALLYSQAATAKALMPMALALNVSPLTAVASFAAVSGLFILPTYPTLVAAVQMDDTGTTRIGKFVFNHPFFIPGTLGVALAVCFGFVLGSFML, encoded by the coding sequence ATGCTAGTTGTAGAACTCATCATAGTTTTGCTGGCGATCTTCTTGGGCGCCAGATTGGGGGGAATAGGTATTGGTTTTGCAGGCGGATTGGGGGTGCTGGTTCTTGCCGCTATTGGCGTTAAACCCGGTAACATCCCGTTCGATGTCATTTCCATTATCATGGCGGTTATCGCCGCTATTTCTGCCATGCAGGTTGCTGGCGGTCTGGACTATCTGGTTCATCAGACAGAAAAGCTGCTGCGCCGTAACCCGAAATACATCACGATCCTCGCACCGATCGTGACCTATTTCCTGACAATCTTTGCTGGTACTGGCAACATCTCTCTGGCGACACTGCCAGTTATCGCTGAAGTTGCGAAGGAACAAGGCGTTAAACCTTGCCGTCCGCTGTCTACTGCAGTGGTATCCGCGCAGATTGCGATCACCGCATCGCCAATCTCAGCGGCAGTGGTTTACATGTCTTCCGTAATGGAAGGTCATGGCATCAGCTACCTCCATCTGCTCTCCGTGGTCATCCCGTCCACCCTGCTGGCGGTTCTGGTGATGTCCTTCCTGGTCACTATGCTGTTCAACTCCAAACTCTCTGACGATCCGATTTATCGCAAGCGTCTGGAAGAGGGCCTGGTTGAACTGCGCGGTGAAAAGCAGATTGAAATCAAATCCGGTGCAAAAACGTCCGTCTGGCTGTTCCTGCTGGGCGTAGTTGGCGTGGTTATCTATGCAATCATCAACAGCCCAAGCATGGGTCTGGTTGAAAAACCGCTGATGAACACCACCAACGCAATCCTGATCATCATGCTCAGCGTTGCAACTCTGACCACCGTTATCTGTAAAGTCGATACCGACAACATTCTCAACTCCAGCACCTTCAAAGCAGGTATGAGCGCCTGTATTTGTATCCTGGGTGTTGCGTGGCTGGGCGATACTTTCGTTTCCAACAACATCGACTGGATCAAAGATACCGCTGGTGAAGTGATTCAGGGTCATCCGTGGCTGCTGGCCGTCATCTTCTTCTTTGCTTCTGCTCTGCTGTACTCTCAGGCTGCAACCGCAAAAGCACTGATGCCGATGGCTCTGGCACTGAACGTTTCTCCGCTGACCGCTGTTGCTTCTTTCGCTGCGGTGTCTGGTCTGTTCATTCTGCCGACCTACCCGACACTGGTTGCTGCGGTACAGATGGATGACACGGGTACTACCCGTATCGGTAAATTCGTCTTCAACCATCCGTTCTTCATCCCGGGTACTCTGGGCGTTGCCCTGGCCGTTTGCTTCGGCTTCGTGCTGGGTAGCTTCATGCTGTAA